The following are encoded in a window of Candidatus Binatia bacterium genomic DNA:
- a CDS encoding FAD-dependent oxidoreductase, with protein sequence MSQVKFEHLFTPLQVGPMRVPNRICETTNTINSSMAPGLIDDHFIAHHVAKAQGGTGWIGSETWLLNLPFPKEAPDEIGLSVGFASHWAAYQNPAYADGQRKFFDEVHRAGAVAVTQLTHLSAVWAPSPVVVVGAQDYTPHVMGDEEIEFCLNSYADAAAAAKDLGADGIEIHCAHETLCYSFLSPATNQRTDRWGGGPQERIRFVVETLERVRKRIGNSLALGIRMSGQEFRQGGYDNLQMREMLYAIGETGLIDFADIDTGHCWGAPSYVPASYYGHAEYRECGKAARADLDPKIAVLFTGRINDPVVAEDLIKGGYCDLVGMVRAGIADPEFANKAREGRLGEIRRCISCTRCIDEASEPRTFPYTPHCSINPVIGNELRWKEQFRPADKPKRVVVVGGGLAGCEAARVAAMRGHQVTLLDQGKRLGGQLLIAAKAPGRDDFEDQVYFEENEMERLGVDVRLQTKADIAAIKALSPDAVVIATGSIPRMPKEIPGINLPHVVQGWDVMQGKASTGNRVAIISQEDYYETPCVAEFLAEHGKQVEIFHKSVHLGFEIARYSIGMVLSRMENCGVTIHPNLILKEVRTDGFELVSSFGGKTYRKDGFDSVVLVYGSVPQPDLYDQLKAGGSIPQLYLAGSAWLPRHMAEATRHGASIGLVI encoded by the coding sequence GGCACCGGCTGGATCGGCAGCGAAACCTGGCTGCTCAACCTTCCGTTTCCAAAGGAAGCGCCGGATGAAATAGGTCTCTCCGTGGGGTTTGCCTCGCATTGGGCCGCCTATCAAAACCCGGCCTATGCCGATGGCCAGAGAAAATTCTTCGACGAGGTGCACCGAGCCGGCGCGGTGGCGGTGACTCAATTGACCCACCTCAGTGCGGTGTGGGCTCCTTCGCCGGTGGTCGTTGTCGGGGCCCAGGATTACACGCCGCATGTGATGGGCGACGAAGAGATCGAATTCTGTCTCAACTCCTACGCCGATGCCGCGGCGGCTGCCAAGGATCTGGGAGCGGATGGCATCGAGATTCACTGCGCCCACGAGACTTTGTGCTACAGTTTTCTGTCGCCGGCGACGAATCAGCGCACCGACCGGTGGGGCGGTGGCCCTCAGGAGCGCATCCGCTTCGTCGTGGAAACGCTGGAGCGCGTCCGCAAACGTATCGGCAACTCGCTCGCGTTGGGTATCCGCATGAGCGGCCAGGAGTTTCGGCAGGGCGGCTACGACAACCTGCAAATGCGCGAGATGCTCTATGCTATCGGCGAAACCGGCCTGATCGATTTTGCGGACATCGATACCGGTCACTGCTGGGGTGCGCCTTCCTATGTGCCAGCGTCGTACTATGGTCATGCAGAGTATCGCGAGTGCGGCAAAGCGGCGCGCGCCGACCTGGATCCGAAAATCGCCGTCCTGTTCACCGGGCGCATCAACGACCCCGTGGTGGCGGAGGATCTCATCAAGGGCGGGTATTGCGATCTGGTGGGCATGGTGCGAGCGGGTATCGCCGATCCCGAATTCGCCAACAAGGCACGCGAGGGCCGTCTGGGCGAGATACGCCGCTGCATCAGCTGCACTCGCTGCATCGACGAGGCGTCAGAACCCAGGACCTTTCCTTACACGCCGCACTGCTCCATCAATCCGGTCATCGGCAACGAGTTGCGCTGGAAGGAACAGTTCCGGCCGGCGGACAAACCGAAACGCGTTGTGGTCGTCGGTGGTGGTCTTGCCGGATGCGAAGCGGCGCGGGTGGCAGCCATGCGTGGCCACCAGGTAACCCTGCTCGATCAGGGCAAGCGCTTGGGAGGTCAACTGCTCATCGCGGCCAAGGCCCCCGGGCGCGATGACTTCGAAGACCAGGTGTATTTCGAGGAAAACGAGATGGAGCGTCTGGGAGTCGATGTGCGGCTCCAGACCAAAGCGGATATTGCTGCAATCAAAGCGCTGTCGCCGGACGCGGTGGTCATTGCAACGGGTTCGATCCCGCGTATGCCCAAGGAGATTCCCGGTATCAACCTGCCACATGTGGTACAGGGCTGGGATGTGATGCAGGGCAAGGCATCAACCGGAAATCGGGTCGCCATCATATCGCAGGAGGACTATTACGAAACGCCCTGCGTTGCCGAATTCCTGGCCGAACACGGCAAACAGGTGGAGATCTTTCACAAGTCCGTCCATTTGGGCTTCGAGATTGCCAGATATTCGATCGGTATGGTCTTGAGCCGCATGGAGAATTGCGGCGTCACCATCCATCCGAACCTGATCCTGAAGGAGGTTCGGACCGACGGGTTCGAACTCGTTTCGTCTTTCGGTGGGAAGACCTATCGCAAGGACGGGTTCGACAGTGTCGTCCTGGTGTACGGGTCGGTGCCGCAACCTGATCTGTATGACCAGCTCAAGGCCGGGGGCAGCATCCCGCAGCTCTATCTGGCGGGCTCGGCCTGGCTACCGCGCCATATGGCTGAGGCGACACGGCATGGTGCCAGCATCGGGTTGGTGATTTAA
- a CDS encoding type II toxin-antitoxin system ParD family antitoxin, whose product MASLNVNMPKDLRKFVDRRTDKGGFGTPTEYVRHLIRADRDEEGERELERLLLEGLKSGNAKGDVKALFRRLHARVDELEAERKRNGKAARPKTRR is encoded by the coding sequence ATGGCATCGCTGAACGTGAACATGCCGAAGGACCTGCGCAAGTTCGTCGACCGGCGAACGGACAAGGGTGGCTTTGGGACACCCACGGAATACGTGCGCCACCTCATCCGGGCGGACCGGGACGAAGAAGGCGAACGGGAGCTTGAACGGCTGCTTCTCGAGGGGTTGAAGAGCGGGAACGCCAAAGGCGACGTGAAGGCGCTTTTTAGGCGGCTCCACGCACGTGTGGACGAGCTTGAGGCGGAGAGGAAGCGGAATGGGAAAGCGGCTCGTCCGAAAACGCGCCGCTGA
- a CDS encoding acetone carboxylase subunit gamma: MPIYDITEIEKLVDGKLPWPQVQQIMKEAKDTDRFDKWVEILQRRVAWKEKILLPLGPNLFIVQKGKERVVKCRCGHEFCDYRINWKLESLIYVRETTEQLHEIYRGLEQPDAEWVQVREYYCPGCGDQLEVEAVPRGCPPDFEFLPDLDTFYRDWLGRPLPDQKEFVDKTPEIIRQWSK, from the coding sequence GTGCCGATCTACGACATTACTGAAATAGAAAAACTGGTCGACGGCAAGCTGCCCTGGCCCCAGGTGCAGCAGATCATGAAGGAGGCCAAGGACACCGACCGCTTCGACAAGTGGGTCGAGATCCTGCAGCGTCGCGTGGCGTGGAAGGAGAAGATCCTGCTGCCGCTCGGGCCCAACCTGTTCATCGTCCAGAAGGGCAAGGAGCGCGTGGTCAAGTGTCGCTGCGGTCACGAATTCTGTGACTACCGGATCAACTGGAAGCTCGAGTCGCTGATCTACGTGCGTGAGACCACCGAGCAACTCCACGAGATCTACCGCGGGCTCGAGCAGCCCGATGCCGAGTGGGTGCAGGTCCGCGAATACTACTGCCCCGGCTGCGGGGACCAGCTCGAGGTCGAGGCCGTGCCGCGCGGGTGTCCGCCGGACTTCGAATTTCTGCCCGATCTGGATACGTTCTATCGCGACTGGCTCGGGCGCCCCCTGCCGGATCAGAAGGAGTTTGTCGACAAGACCCCGGAGATCATCCGCCAGTGGTCGAAGTGA
- a CDS encoding transposase — protein MTDRRFVGARLPQSILPGGTFFLTFVTFERQRLLAEPYDIARLRRAIAAVKRERPFEIIAAAVMPDHIHFVWTLPPGDADFSSRAGRFKALFTRSLTESRTLEAATTRSRQRHRESNVWQRRFWEHVVRDERDLERHLDYIHYNPVKHGLVRCPHLWPHSSFMRWVRQGAYAGDWCCGGAVRRGSVPDFSDIANTIGE, from the coding sequence GTGACTGATCGGCGGTTCGTCGGTGCCCGATTACCGCAGAGCATACTTCCGGGTGGAACATTCTTTCTGACGTTTGTGACCTTCGAACGCCAGCGCCTGCTCGCAGAACCGTACGACATCGCGCGCCTACGGCGTGCCATCGCGGCCGTAAAACGCGAACGCCCTTTCGAAATCATCGCCGCTGCGGTCATGCCAGATCACATACACTTCGTCTGGACCTTGCCTCCAGGTGACGCCGACTTCTCGTCTCGGGCCGGCCGATTCAAGGCGCTCTTCACCCGCTCACTGACCGAATCGCGCACGCTGGAGGCCGCTACAACCCGTTCTCGTCAACGGCATCGTGAAAGCAATGTCTGGCAACGTCGTTTTTGGGAACACGTGGTCCGCGACGAGCGCGACTTGGAGCGACATCTCGATTACATCCACTACAACCCGGTCAAGCATGGTTTGGTGAGATGCCCCCACCTGTGGCCGCACTCCAGCTTCATGCGATGGGTGCGGCAGGGGGCGTACGCGGGCGATTGGTGTTGCGGCGGCGCGGTGCGGCGGGGTTCGGTTCCGGATTTTTCCGATATCGCCAATACCATTGGCGAGTGA
- a CDS encoding hydantoinase B/oxoprolinase family protein, translating to MSPTRAGTKAKAKAAKVKSKPAAGARSRKPSRPAAVGKRALAPKAKQKTTKRAMSLKEQLALNDKLFKETGSMFGLTKMKRKQQDPGTYEAAWHILLNICNTGWVVGCKVSSSPAAAEGGDAVWALHVPTGEAICTSRGIISHPGLLSQLIRSYIESDYEVNPGFRPGDIFENNDPHYGGLHSPDFQTTIPIFDEGKLVAWASSVSHVMDAGFILPGSIGFLNPDCFSDGVPVTMERVGENDAYYPWYERRMRSRTRTPEWVIGDAQGRLAGCLTIRDRVLKVIDKYGLDFFQGATREYIEDSRRYAVGRMKTQAVPGRIRKSNFKDLAMKGKRVIKPEQDVDILFNQPMEINIDGNAKARFSLRGASGWVPFGLNITPGALISGMLNGFSHMVGFDMFNWGSVAAWEIETPPAGSWGNPFPVNWFAACGIAWAPAVMWLSSLYESLGRLYWSRGFIEEVAAGGATTMTAEFSGMNQFGIYAVGMTLEQGSNGSPARGMADGEHAAWSIYTPNGDFGNAEVTELFYPVMFLGRNLRPDSGGYGKFRGGLGHTAVWMVKGTTGMEYQCGCAGIRSKTLANHGMFGAYPIVPDRAGYASRTNVKELIDSQQPLVHAIGDPENSDLVKNIKAEVMKPNEIAPFVTTELLHDYDIIVHPISGSQALGDPIERSTALVKADLDNEWTRPWVAESINGVVARHNDSTREWTVDETATEVRRAEIREARKKRGVPFKQWWQQERKKIIAKENMASAVLVMWRQSSQLSPDYGREIREFWNLPEDFAF from the coding sequence ATGAGTCCTACGAGAGCCGGGACCAAGGCAAAAGCGAAGGCCGCCAAGGTGAAGAGCAAGCCTGCTGCTGGGGCGCGGTCACGGAAGCCGTCACGACCAGCCGCGGTTGGCAAACGTGCGTTGGCCCCCAAGGCGAAACAAAAGACCACCAAGCGGGCCATGTCGCTCAAAGAACAATTGGCCTTGAACGACAAGCTGTTCAAGGAAACGGGCTCCATGTTCGGCTTGACGAAGATGAAGCGCAAGCAGCAGGACCCGGGCACCTACGAGGCTGCCTGGCACATCCTGCTCAACATCTGCAACACCGGCTGGGTCGTCGGCTGCAAGGTGTCGTCCTCGCCGGCCGCGGCGGAAGGCGGTGATGCCGTGTGGGCCCTGCACGTGCCCACCGGTGAGGCCATCTGCACCTCCCGGGGCATTATTTCCCACCCCGGCCTGCTGTCGCAGTTGATCCGTTCCTACATCGAGAGCGACTACGAAGTGAACCCGGGCTTTCGGCCGGGCGACATCTTCGAGAACAACGATCCACATTACGGCGGCCTCCATTCCCCGGACTTTCAGACCACCATCCCGATCTTTGACGAAGGGAAACTGGTGGCGTGGGCATCCTCGGTGAGCCATGTCATGGACGCCGGCTTCATTCTGCCGGGCTCCATCGGCTTTCTGAACCCGGACTGCTTCAGTGACGGTGTGCCGGTCACCATGGAGCGGGTGGGAGAGAATGATGCGTACTATCCGTGGTACGAGCGGCGCATGCGTTCGCGTACTCGCACTCCCGAGTGGGTGATCGGGGACGCGCAAGGCCGGCTGGCCGGCTGCCTGACCATCCGGGACCGTGTGCTCAAGGTGATCGACAAGTACGGTCTGGATTTCTTCCAGGGGGCCACGCGCGAGTACATCGAGGATAGCCGCCGCTATGCAGTCGGGCGCATGAAAACGCAGGCCGTGCCCGGCCGGATCCGCAAGTCGAACTTCAAGGATCTGGCCATGAAGGGTAAGCGTGTCATCAAGCCCGAGCAGGACGTCGATATCCTCTTCAATCAGCCGATGGAGATCAACATCGACGGCAATGCCAAGGCGCGGTTCTCGCTGCGTGGCGCTAGTGGCTGGGTGCCGTTCGGTCTGAACATCACGCCGGGGGCGTTGATCTCCGGCATGCTGAATGGTTTTTCGCACATGGTCGGCTTCGACATGTTCAACTGGGGCTCGGTGGCGGCCTGGGAGATCGAGACGCCGCCGGCGGGCTCCTGGGGCAATCCCTTCCCGGTCAACTGGTTCGCCGCTTGCGGCATCGCGTGGGCGCCGGCCGTGATGTGGCTGAGTTCGCTGTACGAATCTCTCGGGCGTCTCTACTGGTCGCGTGGTTTCATCGAGGAGGTCGCCGCCGGTGGCGCCACGACCATGACCGCCGAGTTCTCGGGGATGAACCAGTTCGGTATCTACGCGGTCGGCATGACACTCGAGCAGGGTAGCAACGGCTCGCCCGCGCGCGGTATGGCCGATGGCGAGCACGCCGCCTGGTCGATCTACACGCCCAATGGCGACTTCGGCAACGCCGAGGTGACCGAGTTGTTCTACCCGGTCATGTTTCTCGGCCGTAACCTTCGGCCCGACTCCGGCGGTTACGGGAAGTTCAGGGGTGGCCTCGGCCACACCGCCGTCTGGATGGTCAAGGGTACGACGGGTATGGAATACCAGTGCGGGTGCGCCGGCATCCGCAGCAAGACGCTTGCCAACCACGGCATGTTCGGTGCCTATCCGATCGTTCCGGACCGTGCCGGTTATGCCAGCCGCACCAACGTGAAAGAGCTGATTGACTCCCAACAGCCACTGGTGCATGCGATCGGCGACCCCGAAAATTCAGATCTTGTCAAGAACATCAAGGCTGAGGTCATGAAGCCAAACGAGATTGCCCCGTTCGTCACTACGGAGTTGCTGCACGACTACGACATCATCGTGCATCCGATCTCCGGCTCGCAGGCGCTCGGCGATCCGATCGAACGCAGCACGGCGTTGGTGAAGGCCGACCTCGACAACGAGTGGACACGGCCGTGGGTGGCCGAGTCGATCAATGGTGTGGTTGCCAGGCATAACGACAGCACGCGTGAGTGGACGGTCGACGAGACGGCGACCGAGGTCAGGCGCGCCGAAATACGCGAGGCGCGCAAGAAGCGCGGTGTGCCATTCAAGCAGTGGTGGCAGCAGGAGCGCAAGAAAATCATCGCCAAGGAGAACATGGCGAGCGCGGTGCTCGTCATGTGGCGCCAGTCTTCGCAGCTCTCCCCCGACTATGGGCGGGAGATCCGGGAGTTTTGGAATCTGCCTGAGGACTTCGCGTTCTAG
- a CDS encoding PIN domain-containing protein: MTARPVLFDTSIYIPHLRGEAYTALIGNAVRSARVRLSAVVLAELYAGTRSPRDKADLDIVRRGYQSLGFLSVPDAEDWARAGQAIRRYRHVYGDIEPRAHLNDVLILLSGARIGAEVVTENAVPFTRWAVLFRRMGFPVRVRKVRREDHRD, encoded by the coding sequence ATGACGGCGCGCCCGGTCCTCTTTGATACCTCGATCTACATCCCACACTTACGTGGTGAGGCGTATACCGCGCTGATCGGGAATGCGGTGCGCAGCGCGCGGGTGCGCCTGAGCGCAGTGGTCCTGGCGGAGCTGTACGCCGGAACGCGGTCACCGCGCGATAAGGCTGACCTCGACATTGTCCGCCGTGGATATCAATCGCTCGGATTTCTTTCCGTGCCCGATGCCGAAGACTGGGCGCGGGCTGGGCAGGCGATCCGTCGCTATCGTCATGTGTACGGAGACATCGAGCCGCGCGCGCATCTGAACGACGTCCTCATTCTGCTGTCCGGTGCCCGCATCGGCGCCGAAGTCGTCACCGAGAACGCTGTGCCCTTCACCCGCTGGGCCGTTCTCTTTCGGCGCATGGGGTTTCCCGTCCGGGTGCGAAAAGTGCGTCGGGAAGATCATCGCGACTGA
- a CDS encoding CoA transferase, whose amino-acid sequence MSKALEDVSVVDLTTEFWSSIGTALLGDFGARVIKIEALPGACARARDQRPDQDPAVAWDYNAELAQRNKLSLALNVDDDAGRAILRDLIRKADVFVTDWPRLRVEQEGLGYASLCALRPDIIYARASGFGPKGPDRDLPALDELAAARTGMMPILPQPGQPPVYAGAGQMYTAVMLALGISLALHHRQATGEGQEVDVSLFAGNMYGASLEVQAFLAMGGERFLRPVARMDAGNPMSGVLYPSQDGRWVCLTMPDTDRWWPGFAAMMGLDVNDPRFNSHEKRCGESRLEMIRVLEEAFRQQPAAHWKRVLTERQLSADVIEGFDYPANDPQAFRNRYIMELDRPGVGRIKTLGFPIFMSETPGRLNRTAPCLGQHSAEILHDVLGYSEERIGELEANGIIA is encoded by the coding sequence ATGAGCAAGGCCCTGGAAGACGTATCCGTAGTGGATCTGACCACGGAGTTCTGGTCGTCGATCGGGACCGCCCTCTTAGGCGATTTCGGCGCCCGTGTCATCAAAATTGAGGCTCTTCCGGGAGCCTGCGCCCGCGCCCGCGACCAACGGCCTGATCAGGACCCAGCCGTCGCGTGGGACTACAACGCCGAGTTGGCGCAGCGCAACAAGCTGAGCCTCGCTTTGAATGTCGACGACGACGCGGGGCGTGCCATTCTACGGGATCTCATCCGCAAGGCCGACGTGTTTGTCACCGACTGGCCGCGCCTTCGCGTCGAGCAGGAGGGACTCGGTTACGCCAGCCTCTGCGCGTTGAGACCGGACATCATCTACGCCAGGGCATCGGGCTTCGGACCCAAAGGGCCCGACCGCGATCTGCCCGCGCTGGACGAACTGGCCGCGGCGCGCACGGGCATGATGCCGATCTTGCCGCAACCCGGCCAGCCCCCCGTCTACGCGGGTGCCGGACAGATGTACACCGCCGTCATGCTTGCCCTCGGCATCTCCCTCGCCCTGCATCACCGCCAGGCCACCGGGGAGGGTCAGGAAGTCGACGTCTCGCTGTTCGCCGGTAACATGTACGGCGCGAGCTTGGAGGTGCAGGCCTTCCTGGCCATGGGAGGAGAGCGCTTTCTGCGTCCGGTTGCGCGTATGGACGCCGGCAACCCGATGAGCGGTGTCCTCTACCCTTCCCAGGACGGACGCTGGGTGTGTCTCACCATGCCCGATACCGATCGTTGGTGGCCGGGCTTCGCCGCAATGATGGGCCTGGACGTGAACGATCCCCGCTTCAATAGCCACGAGAAGCGCTGTGGGGAGAGCCGGCTCGAGATGATTCGTGTGCTCGAAGAAGCGTTCCGCCAGCAGCCGGCAGCCCACTGGAAGCGCGTCCTGACAGAGCGCCAGCTTTCGGCCGATGTCATCGAGGGCTTCGACTACCCGGCCAACGACCCGCAGGCGTTCCGCAATCGCTACATTATGGAGTTGGACCGCCCTGGAGTCGGCCGGATCAAGACGCTGGGCTTCCCGATCTTCATGAGCGAGACCCCGGGCCGGCTCAATCGTACCGCTCCGTGCCTGGGCCAGCATTCCGCCGAGATCCTGCATGACGTGCTGGGGTATTCGGAGGAACGCATCGGTGAGCTCGAAGCGAACGGTATCATCGCGTAG